Within Streptomyces antibioticus, the genomic segment CATCCGGGGAGCATAGACACCCCGAGGCCACGCCGAACAGGCAATTACCGTCTGGCGCTCCGGCCGAGCGGCCACAGCGGGGTCGCCTTCACCAGGGCCAGCCAGTTCGGTACGTCGACCTCGGCGCGGACCGTCTTGCCCGGCGGCGGCTGCCGGTCCAGCACCTCCCAGCGGGCCGCCAGCGCGTCCACGAGGACCAGCCCCCGCCCGTTCTCGGCCAGCGGCGCGGGCGGCCGTACGGCACCGGGTCCCGGCGGGCGCTCACCGGTGTGCGTGTCCGTCACCTCGATCCGGACACTGCCCGGCACGAGGGACAGCCTCAGCTCGAAGTCCCGTCCGGGGACGCGTCCGTGGGTCACGGCGTTCGCCGCCAGCTCCGCCACGAGCAGGGCGACCGTGTCCGAGACGACCGTGCCGTGCGGAATGCCCCAGGCGTCGAGCTGCGTCAGCGCGAGCCGCCGGGCCAGCCGGGCCCCTCTCGGGGTGGCGCTGAGGCGCTGGGAGAACACACGTACGGTGACGGCGGGTTGGGGGGTGGGTCGTGCGGTCATGGGGCCAATGTGGCGGGTGACCAGGGGGGTTCACCAGGTGTCCGCCGCGTACGCTGCGCGAGCGTACACGGTGACGTACTGGACACCGGCGGTCACGGGTCGTGACCATGGGGGGCGGGAGGTGACCATGGCGGTCAGCGGTGAGCCGGAGTCGTCGGACAGTCTGCGGACGTTCGGGGCGGTGGTCCAGGGCCTGCGGGAACATCACGGGCTGAGCAGGGAGGAACTCGGCGACGTCGTGGGCTTCTCCAAACACACGGTGGCGTCGGTCGAGTTGGGCCGCCGGATGCCGGACGAGGAGTTCGTGGAGGCGGCGGAACTGGTCCTGGGCAACACGGGTGCGTTGCGGCGGGCCGCCGGGTTCGTGGAGCGCCAGGCGGGCCTGGCGGACTGGTTCCAACGGTGGGCGAGGCTGGAGCAGACCGCCATCACCCTGTACATGTACGAGTGCCGGATGCTTCCGGGGCTGCTGCAAGCGGAAGCGTACGCACGGCAGCTTTTCGTCGACGAACTGCCGCCGCTCACCGACGAGGAGATCGAGGTCAACTGGGCGGCACGGGCCGAGCGACAGAAGTTGCTGCGGGAGCTGCCGAACACCGCCTTCAGTTTCGTCATCGAAGAGAGCGTGCTCTTACGGCAGACCGGCGGACTGGACGTCACCCGCGAAGCCATCGACCACCTGCTGGCGTTGGGGAGACTGCGGAACATCGCC encodes:
- a CDS encoding ATP-binding protein, yielding MTARPTPQPAVTVRVFSQRLSATPRGARLARRLALTQLDAWGIPHGTVVSDTVALLVAELAANAVTHGRVPGRDFELRLSLVPGSVRIEVTDTHTGERPPGPGAVRPPAPLAENGRGLVLVDALAARWEVLDRQPPPGKTVRAEVDVPNWLALVKATPLWPLGRSARR
- a CDS encoding helix-turn-helix domain-containing protein — protein: MAVSGEPESSDSLRTFGAVVQGLREHHGLSREELGDVVGFSKHTVASVELGRRMPDEEFVEAAELVLGNTGALRRAAGFVERQAGLADWFQRWARLEQTAITLYMYECRMLPGLLQAEAYARQLFVDELPPLTDEEIEVNWAARAERQKLLRELPNTAFSFVIEESVLLRQTGGLDVTREAIDHLLALGRLRNIAIQIMPLVKWSHSGLHGPMQLLETPQHKWFAYLEAPGSGQLISDAKAISALQSRYASMRSQALSSEDSVGLLQRIRGDL